A stretch of DNA from Candidatus Flexicrinis affinis:
ACGGCTTGGAACGTCAGTATGTCGCGGATCGAGACCTGAATCGTGCCGTCGTTCGGCGCTGGGAGGCCCGCAGCGGTGTTGACTTGCAGCGAGTACTGCCCGAGGCCGGTGCTTGGCAGGTTGAACGTCTCGCTGTCGCCGGCGGGTGTGGTCAGCGTGACCGGGTAGCTTGCGTCGTTGGTGTCAGGATCGACGTACGTGATCGTCACCGGATCGCCGGGCTGGATTTCGTCGGGCGCGGACGTCAGAATGCCGGTGACACCCTCGTCGATTACGGTGACCGTTGCCGCGCGATCGGTCGCCCCGGCCATGCCGTCGGGGCTGTCGAGTACGCTGAACTCGACGATGTGCCCGGGCACGGCACGGATCACCGTGCCGCCGATACCGAGCGTGACGTCGGTGCGGAAGCTGAACGTCCGCACGAAGGTTCCGCCGCTGGGCAGTTCGCCCAGCGTGCTCGTGACCGACGTGCCGTCCTGCAAGTCGGTGATCGTCACACCGATCGAGCCTGAACCGGCGAGGTCCGGGTCCACGTACGTCACGTCGATCTGGTTCTGCGCGAAGTAAGGCGCGTCCGATTTCGGCACGACGGTCGGGCGGTTCACGCTGATCTGCCCGGCGACGCCCAGCGGAATGGCCGAGACATCGACGCTGAACGTTTCGGGGCCGGCGCTGTCACCGAAGATGTCGGTGTAACTGAAGCGCAGAATATCGCCCGGGACAGCCTCAACGATGCCGTTGCCCGGCGTGATCGGCCCGGCGTTGACCGTTATTGTGGCGCTGTACACTCCACCGCCGACCGACGGCAGCGTAAGCGATCCCGTCTCGGGCGAACCGTTAGGGCTGCTGTAGTTGACCGTGACGCTCGGTCCCGCCGGTTGATCCGGATCAGTGACCGTAAGGGTGAACTGATTGAGCGGGTTTGGCCCGCCGGCTACCACGGTCGCGCTGCTGGCGACGATGGTCGCGTCGACACCGACCGCGCGCTCGATTGCGCCGAGGTCGCAGGCGGCGCCGCGCGGACGGGTCGTTCCGAGTTGATCCGTAGGCAGGCACCAGAATGTTCCCAAGATGCCGGCCGCGCCGTTTACCACCGGGCTGCCGATCTGCGGCACATGATGCCGTGTCGCAGCGCCGTTGAACCCGAGCGGGCCCAACTGCGGCGGCGCGACAATCACCGAGCCGCTATTGGTAATGCCGCAGAAGCTGGTGGTGCCGAAGTTGACAACCCCTAGAACGAAGACATTGGCGCTGAAAGTAAAACAGTCGGGACCAAACACCGCCACGTTCCCGGCAATAGTGGTGTTGCTCACTTGTGGCGACACATTGCCTGTCACGGTCAAGCCACCGCCGAGGCCAGCGGCCGTGTTGTTCGTAATCGTGACGTGCCTGACGGTCGCGGTGCCGCCCGCAGTAGTTCCGATCTCGATACCCGCGCTGTTACCGTTGGGTGCCCCGTTGGTGCTGATGGTCGAGTTCGCAATCGAGAACGTGTCGACACCCGAATACACGCCGCCGACACTGCCGTTTATCGTGCTATTCTGCGCGATCTCGGTGTTCACGATGGTGAGCGTCGTGCCGGGGTCACCAAAGATCGGGCCGATGCCGCCGATCTGGTCGGCTGTATTGGACGTGATCCGGGAGTCGTACACCTCGACTGTCGAGTTCGGCCCCTGCGTGACGCCGCCGCCCCAGCCGAGTGCGGTGTTGCCGGTGACGGTCACCCGTTCCAACCGCAAATAGACGTTGTTGCGGGCGTAGATTCCACCACCGTCTGCGACCGATGCGCCTCCTGTGACGGTCAGGTCGCGCATGATGACTGCGCCGCTGAAGATTTCGAACACCCGGTTGATGTTGTCACCACTGATGATGGTGCTGCCTTGACCCGCGCCTTGCAGCACGATGTTGCCACCGAAGATGTCGAAGTCGCCGGTGACGAACTGATCGATCGTCTCCGGCGCAGTGAGGATGGTTGCCGCCGGAATCATGATCGTCGCGGCGCCTGCAAACTGCGCCTCTTGCAACGCGGCGCGCAGCGAACATGCCACACCGGGGCCGGGATCGACATCACAGAAGCCGTCCAGCGCAAAGTCTCGTCCGTCACCAGTGTTGTTGACATAGAACGTCAGGCGCGGCGTGATTTGCGCGAACGCGGCCGATGACAGGCTGAGACTCAAGATGGCGGCTGTGATCGACAGCAAAAGAAGCCGCGCAAGCGGCATGCGGTGTGTTCTGAATTCCGACATGGTGCTTTAGTCCCCCGGGGTCATCGGCTTCCCCGAGTATAACGCAGACGCGAGGCAATCGTGTTTAATCTACCGCCCAGAATCAAAACGGGGCGGATCATCACGATCCGCCCCGCGGTGTTGCCGTTGTGGCGACGCCTAGTCGGCCTTCGACTCGCCGTCGTCGCTGTCTTCGCCACCGTCGCTGCTGTCGCCATCATCGCTGTCGAGATCCCCGGCAGAGCTGTCATCGCCGGCGCTGCTGTCCTCCGCAGCTTCGGATTCGTCCTCGGCGTTGGCTTCCGCGGCGACCACAGGCTCGGCTTCGGCGCTGGCTTCCTCAGCCACCATCTCAGACGCGGGCGGCACATCTTCGGCCTCCAGTTCGGAGGCGGGCGGCGCTTCGACAACCTCGACCGCCGGCGGGACTTCGCCCGGCAGGCCAGCATCCGCGCCCCAACGCTGCGTGAAGCCCACGCGCCGCTTTTCCGGCTCGAGGTGGCTGATACGCAGGGTCAGGCGGTCGCCCTTCTGCACATAGCTGTGCGGTTCCTTCAGACTGCCGTCGCCCATCTCGCTCAGGTGCAGCAGCCCTTCGAGGCCGTTGTCGAGCGCGACGAACGCGCCGAAGTCGACCACGTTGGTGACCGTGCCTTCGACAAGCTGACCCTCGTGGTAACGCTCGGATGCGTCCGACCACGGATCGGGCAGCAGGCGCTTGCGGCTCAGGGCGATACGGTTGGTCGAGCGGTCGAGCGACAGCACGAACACCTCGATCTCCTGACCGACCTTCAGCACGTCGCGCGGATGATCGACGCGGTGCCACGCCAGCTCGCTGACATGGATCAGGCCGTCGGCGCCGCCGAGGTTGACGAACGCGCCAAAATCGCGCAGGCCGGTGACGGTGCCGGTAACGACATCGCCTTCCTTGAGTTCGGCCAACAGGCGGGCCTTCTGCTGCGCACGCCATTCCTTCTGCGCTTCGCGCTCGCTGAAGATCAGCCGGCGGCGGTCCTGCTCGACCTCGATGACCTTGACGGTCAGGTCCCTGCCATTCAGTTCGTTGACGGCTTCGCGCCGGTCGCCGGACAGGCTGACGCTGGTCAGATGCGAGGACGGGATGAACCCTTCCAGACGCTTCCAACGCACTAGCACGCCGCCGCGGTTGCTGCCGATCACGCGGACCGTGTCGACCTCTTCGCGCTCCATCAACTGGCGCGCCTTCTCCCAGTCATACCGCTGAAGCCCCATGTTGATCGAGACGACCAGATTGCCGTCCTGATCCATCGGGTTCAGGATGTAGACCGGGACTTCTTCGCCGGACTTGAGCTGGGAACGAAACTCGGGATCGAGCCGTTCCAAGTCTTCCGACTTCACAATACCATCTTGCTTGGCGTTGAGATCGACAATGATCTCAC
This window harbors:
- a CDS encoding S1 RNA-binding domain-containing protein, yielding MIDNGFDFESLMQDEATFAPLALRRGEIRNAIILEVREREIIVDLNAKQDGIVKSEDLERLDPEFRSQLKSGEEVPVYILNPMDQDGNLVVSINMGLQRYDWEKARQLMEREEVDTVRVIGSNRGGVLVRWKRLEGFIPSSHLTSVSLSGDRREAVNELNGRDLTVKVIEVEQDRRRLIFSEREAQKEWRAQQKARLLAELKEGDVVTGTVTGLRDFGAFVNLGGADGLIHVSELAWHRVDHPRDVLKVGQEIEVFVLSLDRSTNRIALSRKRLLPDPWSDASERYHEGQLVEGTVTNVVDFGAFVALDNGLEGLLHLSEMGDGSLKEPHSYVQKGDRLTLRISHLEPEKRRVGFTQRWGADAGLPGEVPPAVEVVEAPPASELEAEDVPPASEMVAEEASAEAEPVVAAEANAEDESEAAEDSSAGDDSSAGDLDSDDGDSSDGGEDSDDGESKAD